Proteins encoded within one genomic window of Mycolicibacterium monacense:
- a CDS encoding PDR/VanB family oxidoreductase — protein MTNVDCREQASTVRLVMREYEADVVVAGKDVIADGIAALTLKEVGGHPLPEWTPGSHIDLIMSSGLVRQYSLCGDPADRGTWRIAVLREPDERSRGGSVYVHDSLEHGAEIRIRGPRNHFQLAPSPNYLFIAGGIGITPIRAMLAEAEAAGANWKLFYGGRSTESMAFLDELAPYGDRVEFWPQDQRGLLDLEYILGAPQADTLVYCCGPQGLLTAVEERCTSWPAGALRLERFSSSTVETEWVNTPIEVELAQQGVTLTVPADQSVLEAIVAHGVDVMSSCQSGMCGTCETPVLSGVPEHRDDVLTYEERERNDCMMICVSRSRGDKLVLDI, from the coding sequence ATGACCAACGTTGACTGCCGGGAACAGGCAAGCACCGTGCGTCTGGTCATGCGGGAGTACGAGGCCGACGTCGTCGTCGCCGGCAAGGATGTCATCGCCGACGGCATCGCCGCACTGACCTTGAAAGAGGTTGGGGGCCATCCGCTCCCGGAGTGGACACCCGGATCACACATCGACCTCATCATGTCCTCCGGCCTGGTACGCCAGTACTCGCTGTGCGGTGACCCCGCCGACCGGGGCACCTGGCGCATCGCAGTGCTCCGCGAACCCGATGAGCGTTCCCGCGGCGGCTCGGTCTACGTGCACGACAGCCTTGAACATGGCGCCGAGATCCGTATTCGCGGTCCTCGCAACCATTTCCAGCTCGCGCCGTCACCGAATTACCTGTTCATCGCCGGCGGCATCGGTATCACGCCGATCCGGGCGATGCTGGCCGAGGCCGAGGCGGCGGGCGCGAACTGGAAGCTGTTCTACGGCGGCCGCAGCACCGAATCCATGGCCTTCCTCGACGAACTGGCCCCATACGGTGACCGGGTCGAGTTCTGGCCGCAGGATCAGCGTGGGCTGCTGGACCTGGAGTACATCCTGGGCGCCCCGCAGGCTGACACCTTGGTGTACTGCTGCGGCCCGCAGGGTCTGCTCACCGCAGTCGAAGAACGCTGCACGTCCTGGCCTGCCGGCGCGCTGCGGCTGGAACGCTTCAGCTCCAGCACTGTCGAGACCGAGTGGGTCAACACCCCGATCGAGGTCGAACTGGCCCAGCAGGGTGTGACGTTGACCGTGCCCGCGGACCAGAGCGTGCTCGAGGCGATCGTGGCGCACGGTGTCGACGTGATGTCCTCATGCCAGTCCGGCATGTGCGGAACCTGCGAAACACCGGTTCTCAGTGGTGTTCCCGAACATCGGGACGACGTCCTGACCTACGAGGAGCGAGAGCGCAACGACTGCATGATGATCTGCGTGTCGCGCAGCCGCGGCGACAAGCTCGTCCTCGACATCTGA
- a CDS encoding LLM class F420-dependent oxidoreductase, whose product MRIGTVLDFGRPMSDVGDEIAAWEAAGLSSVTLGEAYSFDAPTQLAYLAARTKSLELATGVLPLDTRTPTLIATTAAGLDYVSAGRARLGLGPSGPQVVEGFHGILFADTLGKTRETIEICRSVWRRETLVHEGRHYRVPLDPSRGTGLGKPLKLINHPVRERIPISIASLGPRMVELTAELADAWEPIFFYPEKLQDVWGEALARGTAKRQPDLGPLEIIARAPLAVTDGDSSAWVDAAKPQLALYVGGMGSREKNFYNQLVASYGFAEEAAVIQDHFLAGRAKEAAAAVPDELVHATALIGDADHIRQRLTVLHEAGVTLVNVTPMATDPNQRLDAVKTVVALSKEV is encoded by the coding sequence ATGCGGATCGGAACCGTCCTGGACTTCGGGCGACCGATGTCCGACGTGGGCGACGAGATCGCCGCCTGGGAAGCGGCCGGGCTCTCCTCGGTCACTCTCGGGGAGGCGTATTCCTTCGACGCCCCAACCCAACTCGCGTACCTGGCGGCCAGGACGAAGTCCCTCGAGCTGGCGACGGGTGTACTTCCACTCGACACCCGCACGCCGACACTCATCGCGACGACGGCAGCCGGACTGGACTATGTGTCGGCCGGCCGTGCCCGCCTGGGTCTGGGACCGTCGGGACCACAGGTCGTCGAGGGCTTCCACGGCATTCTGTTCGCGGACACGCTCGGAAAGACCCGGGAGACCATCGAGATCTGCCGGTCGGTCTGGCGCCGGGAGACGCTCGTCCACGAGGGTCGGCACTACCGGGTCCCGCTGGACCCCAGCCGAGGAACCGGGCTCGGCAAGCCGCTGAAACTCATCAACCACCCTGTACGCGAACGAATTCCGATCTCGATCGCATCACTCGGACCCCGGATGGTCGAACTCACCGCGGAACTGGCCGACGCGTGGGAACCGATCTTCTTCTACCCCGAGAAGCTCCAGGACGTCTGGGGGGAGGCGCTGGCCAGAGGCACCGCCAAGCGCCAACCGGATCTCGGGCCGCTGGAGATCATCGCGCGTGCTCCTCTCGCGGTCACCGACGGCGATTCGTCGGCGTGGGTCGACGCCGCGAAGCCGCAGTTGGCCCTGTACGTCGGGGGCATGGGTTCGCGGGAGAAGAACTTCTACAACCAGCTCGTCGCGTCGTACGGATTCGCCGAGGAAGCCGCCGTCATCCAGGACCACTTCCTGGCCGGCCGCGCCAAAGAGGCCGCCGCGGCCGTCCCCGACGAACTCGTGCACGCGACCGCCCTCATCGGCGATGCCGACCACATCCGGCAGCGCCTCACCGTGCTGCACGAAGCCGGCGTGACGTTGGTCAATGTCACCCCCATGGCAACCGATCCCAACCAACGCCTCGACGCCGTGAAAACTGTTGTCGCACTGAGCAAGGAAGTATGA
- a CDS encoding flavin-containing monooxygenase: protein MSQLLEPTATIDADELRDALATANVPCLIGVLYQLTGDPRWLGEPYRIAPTVAFEDLDDGGLAPDTVAEIRDAAYEAVMNWTAGTPIAHPSPSGEQLTTLMSAVMGEPVSDRYTALAAEQLGLNPFVADDVADHCARTGFSVIIVGAGFSGLAAAVHLKRAGIPFRVLERNDHVGGTWYEARYPGARVDVPNNLYSYSFFHHDWSENFAQRDEITQYIDNVVAHFELAPHIETETSVDSAEWDADANEWVVTATSANGTETLRASAVITAAGLHNTPNIPNFPGLDEFGGQVVHSARWTPDADYRGKKVAVVGAGASAMQVVCKIAEDVEHMVVVQPEPHWITPNEQYFRKQPASRHWLFRHVPFYRAWFRFRLYWIYTERNYPALRVDPKAAEKGKLVSSLNDAYRRNFIAYLRSQLDGRDDLIEKCTPTYPPFGKRLLMDNGWFATLRRPNVELVAEGIDHLTERGLVTASGEAHEVDMLILCTGFQQQRYLYPMELRGRDGVELRDSWSDDNARAYLGMTAPGFPNLFFLYGPNTNPPGGSWLTIAEAQVRYVVDMLTRMVRDDVAAVECRPEPFEEYNTELDETNNAMVYAMDGVQNYYRNSKGRVVTNSPWAVPDYFARTSQPNMADYTITRGNTDA from the coding sequence ATGAGTCAACTCCTCGAACCCACCGCCACCATCGACGCGGACGAACTGCGGGACGCGTTGGCCACCGCCAACGTGCCCTGTCTGATCGGCGTCCTCTACCAGCTGACCGGCGATCCGCGGTGGCTGGGCGAGCCCTACCGCATCGCCCCCACCGTCGCCTTCGAGGACCTGGACGACGGCGGGCTCGCGCCCGACACGGTCGCCGAGATCCGCGATGCCGCATACGAAGCCGTCATGAACTGGACGGCAGGAACGCCGATCGCCCACCCCTCCCCCAGCGGTGAGCAACTGACCACGCTGATGTCGGCGGTGATGGGCGAGCCGGTCTCCGATCGGTACACCGCATTGGCGGCAGAACAGCTGGGACTCAACCCGTTCGTCGCCGACGACGTCGCCGATCACTGTGCGCGAACCGGGTTCTCCGTCATCATCGTCGGTGCCGGCTTCTCCGGGCTGGCGGCCGCGGTCCACCTGAAGCGGGCGGGAATCCCGTTCCGGGTGCTCGAGCGCAACGACCATGTCGGCGGAACGTGGTACGAGGCCCGGTATCCCGGTGCCCGGGTGGACGTTCCGAACAACCTGTACTCCTACTCGTTCTTCCACCACGACTGGAGCGAGAACTTCGCGCAGCGCGACGAGATCACGCAGTACATCGACAACGTCGTCGCCCACTTCGAGCTGGCCCCCCACATCGAGACCGAGACCAGCGTCGACAGCGCCGAATGGGACGCCGACGCCAATGAGTGGGTGGTGACGGCGACCTCGGCCAACGGCACCGAGACGCTGCGCGCCTCCGCGGTGATCACCGCGGCCGGGCTGCACAACACACCGAACATCCCGAACTTCCCCGGCCTCGACGAGTTCGGCGGTCAGGTGGTCCATTCGGCCCGCTGGACCCCCGACGCGGACTACCGGGGCAAGAAGGTCGCGGTCGTCGGCGCGGGCGCCAGCGCGATGCAGGTGGTCTGCAAGATCGCCGAGGACGTCGAGCACATGGTCGTCGTCCAACCCGAACCGCACTGGATCACCCCCAACGAGCAGTACTTCCGCAAGCAACCGGCAAGCAGGCACTGGTTGTTCCGCCACGTCCCCTTCTACCGCGCGTGGTTCCGGTTCCGGCTCTACTGGATCTACACCGAGCGCAACTACCCCGCGCTCCGGGTCGACCCCAAGGCCGCCGAGAAGGGCAAGCTGGTCAGCTCGCTCAACGACGCGTACCGGCGGAATTTCATCGCCTACCTGCGCTCCCAGCTCGACGGTCGCGACGACCTCATCGAGAAGTGCACACCCACCTATCCCCCGTTCGGCAAGCGCCTACTGATGGACAACGGCTGGTTCGCCACGCTTCGCCGCCCCAACGTGGAGCTGGTGGCCGAGGGCATCGACCATCTGACCGAGCGCGGCCTGGTGACGGCGTCCGGCGAGGCACACGAGGTCGACATGCTCATCCTGTGCACCGGATTCCAGCAGCAGCGGTACCTGTACCCGATGGAGTTGCGCGGGCGTGACGGTGTCGAGCTGCGCGACTCGTGGAGCGACGACAACGCCCGGGCCTACCTCGGGATGACCGCGCCCGGCTTCCCGAATCTGTTCTTCCTCTACGGCCCCAACACGAACCCGCCGGGCGGAAGCTGGTTGACGATCGCCGAGGCCCAGGTCCGCTACGTCGTGGACATGCTGACCCGGATGGTCCGCGACGACGTCGCCGCCGTCGAATGCCGCCCAGAGCCGTTCGAGGAGTACAACACCGAACTCGACGAGACCAACAACGCCATGGTGTACGCGATGGACGGCGTGCAGAACTACTACCGCAACAGCAAGGGCCGCGTCGTCACCAACTCGCCGTGGGCCGTTCCCGACTACTTTGCCCGCACGTCCCAACCGAATATGGCGGACTACACCATCACCCGAGGAAACACAGATGCCTGA
- a CDS encoding acetyl-CoA C-acetyltransferase, giving the protein MPEEAFIYEAIRTPRGKQRGGALHEVKPISLVVGLVDEIRSRFPDLDESLISDLILGVVSPLGDQGAVLARTAVLAAKLPDTTGGVQLNRFCGSGLEAVNTAAQKVRSGWDDLVLAGGVESMSRVPMGSDGGAWANDPETNYAVSFVPQGIGADLIATMEGFSREDVDAYAVRSQQRAAAAWSGGYFAKSVVPVKDQNGLVILDHDEHMRPNTTLESLSKLKPAFTDIGAMGGFNEVALQKYHTVEKINHVHHGGNSSGIVDGAALVLIGSENAGVSQGLTPRARIVATATSGADGTIMLTGPTPATRKVLDRAGLTVDDIDLFELNEAFASVVLKFQKDLGIPDEKLNVNGGAIAMGHPLGATGAMITGTMVDELERRGAKRALITLCIGGGMGVATIIERV; this is encoded by the coding sequence ATGCCTGAAGAAGCCTTCATCTACGAAGCGATCCGCACGCCGCGCGGTAAGCAGCGCGGTGGCGCTCTGCACGAGGTCAAGCCGATCAGTCTGGTTGTCGGTCTGGTTGACGAGATCCGCTCGCGATTCCCCGATTTGGATGAGTCCCTGATCTCCGACCTGATCCTGGGTGTGGTGTCCCCACTGGGCGATCAGGGCGCTGTGCTTGCCCGCACCGCGGTGCTGGCGGCCAAGTTGCCCGATACCACCGGCGGCGTGCAGCTCAACCGGTTCTGCGGATCGGGCCTGGAGGCCGTGAACACCGCCGCGCAGAAGGTGCGCTCGGGCTGGGACGACCTGGTGCTGGCCGGTGGCGTGGAGTCGATGAGCCGCGTGCCGATGGGCTCCGACGGCGGCGCCTGGGCCAACGACCCGGAGACCAACTACGCGGTGTCCTTTGTCCCGCAGGGCATCGGCGCCGACCTGATCGCCACCATGGAGGGCTTCTCGCGCGAGGATGTCGACGCCTACGCGGTGCGCAGCCAGCAGCGTGCCGCGGCAGCATGGTCCGGCGGCTACTTCGCCAAATCGGTTGTGCCGGTCAAGGATCAGAACGGCTTGGTCATCCTGGATCACGACGAGCACATGCGCCCGAACACCACCCTGGAGAGCCTGAGCAAGCTCAAGCCCGCGTTCACCGATATCGGCGCGATGGGCGGCTTCAACGAGGTCGCGCTGCAGAAGTACCACACGGTGGAGAAGATCAACCACGTCCACCACGGTGGTAACAGTTCGGGCATCGTCGACGGCGCCGCCCTGGTGCTGATCGGGAGCGAGAACGCCGGTGTCTCGCAGGGGCTGACGCCGCGGGCGCGCATCGTGGCGACGGCCACCAGCGGCGCCGACGGCACGATCATGCTGACGGGGCCGACCCCGGCCACCCGCAAGGTGCTCGACCGGGCCGGTCTGACCGTCGACGACATCGACCTGTTCGAACTGAACGAGGCCTTCGCCTCGGTGGTGCTCAAGTTCCAGAAGGACCTGGGCATCCCCGACGAGAAATTGAACGTCAACGGTGGCGCCATCGCGATGGGCCACCCCCTGGGCGCCACCGGCGCCATGATCACCGGAACCATGGTCGACGAGCTCGAGCGTCGCGGCGCCAAACGCGCGCTGATCACGCTGTGCATCGGCGGCGGCATGGGCGTGGCCACCATCATCGAGCGCGTCTAG
- a CDS encoding 3-hydroxyacyl-CoA dehydrogenase NAD-binding domain-containing protein has protein sequence MSTENTIAWDEDADGIVTLTLDDPTGSANVMNDHYRESMHNAVNRLEAEKDSVTGVVLASAKKTFFAGGDLKGLIKLGPDDAAEAFDLAESTKADLRRLETLGIPVVAAINGAALGGGLEIALATHHRIAADVRGVVIGLPEVTLGLLPGGGGVARTVRMFGVQKAFAEILSTGARFSPPKALDIGLVDQLVQSVDELIPAAKKWIKENPEAGVQPWDAKGYKLPGGTPASPGLAAILPSFPATLKKQLKGAPVPAPRAILDAAVEGAQVDFDTASRIESRYFVKLVTGQTAKNMIQAFFLDQQSISGGASRPEGIGTTPITKIGVLGAGMMGAGIAYVSAKAGYDVVLKDVTIEAAQKGKAYSEKIEAKAVSRGQTTEEKSAALLSKITPTADAADLAGVDFVIEAVFEDQELKHKVFGEIEDIVEPNAILGSNTSTLPITGLAAGVKRQEDFIGIHFFSPVDKMPLVEIIKGEKTSDEALARVFDYTQAIKKTPIVVNDSRGFFTSRVIRTFVNEAMAMLGEGIAPTTIEQAGGQAGYPAPPLQLLDELNLELLQKISIASEAAAKDEGTTYVAHPGELVVEKMIELGRPSRLKGAGFYSYVDGKRAGLWPGLKETFNSGSTEIPLQDAIDRLLFSEALETQKCFDEGVLKTSADANVGSILGIGYPAWTGGSAQYIVGYEGPHGIGKAAFVARAKELAARYGDRFNPPASLES, from the coding sequence ATGAGCACAGAGAACACCATTGCGTGGGATGAGGATGCCGACGGCATCGTCACGCTGACACTCGACGACCCGACCGGTTCGGCCAACGTGATGAACGACCATTACCGCGAGTCGATGCACAACGCGGTGAATCGGCTGGAGGCCGAGAAGGATTCGGTCACGGGTGTGGTGCTGGCGAGTGCGAAGAAGACCTTCTTCGCCGGCGGCGACCTCAAGGGCCTGATCAAGCTCGGACCCGACGACGCGGCCGAGGCGTTCGATCTCGCCGAGTCCACCAAGGCCGATCTGCGCCGGCTGGAGACCCTCGGAATCCCGGTGGTCGCCGCGATCAACGGTGCCGCCCTCGGAGGCGGGCTGGAGATCGCGCTGGCCACCCATCACCGCATCGCCGCCGATGTGCGCGGTGTGGTGATCGGCCTGCCCGAGGTCACCCTGGGCCTGCTGCCCGGCGGTGGCGGCGTCGCCCGCACCGTGCGCATGTTCGGTGTGCAGAAGGCCTTCGCCGAGATCCTGTCCACCGGAGCGCGGTTCAGCCCCCCCAAGGCCCTCGACATCGGTCTGGTGGATCAGCTCGTCCAGTCCGTCGACGAGCTCATCCCCGCCGCGAAGAAGTGGATCAAGGAGAACCCCGAGGCCGGCGTGCAACCCTGGGATGCCAAGGGCTACAAGTTGCCCGGTGGCACCCCCGCCTCGCCGGGGCTGGCGGCCATCCTGCCGTCCTTCCCCGCGACGTTGAAGAAACAGCTCAAGGGCGCGCCGGTCCCCGCACCGCGGGCCATCCTGGACGCCGCCGTCGAGGGTGCGCAGGTCGACTTCGACACCGCATCGCGCATCGAGAGCCGCTACTTCGTGAAGCTGGTCACCGGCCAGACCGCGAAGAACATGATCCAGGCGTTCTTCCTCGATCAGCAGTCCATCAGCGGCGGCGCCTCCCGCCCGGAGGGCATCGGCACGACCCCGATCACCAAGATCGGCGTGCTGGGCGCGGGCATGATGGGCGCCGGTATCGCCTACGTGTCGGCCAAGGCCGGCTACGACGTCGTGCTCAAGGACGTCACGATCGAGGCTGCGCAGAAGGGCAAGGCCTACTCGGAGAAGATCGAGGCCAAGGCCGTCAGCCGCGGGCAGACCACCGAAGAGAAGTCCGCCGCGTTGCTTTCCAAGATCACCCCGACCGCCGACGCGGCCGACCTCGCCGGTGTCGACTTCGTCATCGAGGCGGTCTTCGAGGACCAGGAACTCAAGCACAAGGTGTTCGGCGAGATCGAGGACATCGTCGAGCCCAACGCCATCCTCGGCTCCAACACCTCCACGCTGCCGATCACCGGTCTGGCCGCCGGCGTGAAGCGTCAGGAGGACTTCATCGGCATCCACTTCTTCTCCCCCGTGGACAAGATGCCGCTGGTGGAGATCATCAAGGGCGAGAAGACCTCCGACGAGGCGCTGGCCCGCGTGTTCGACTACACGCAGGCGATCAAGAAGACCCCGATCGTGGTCAACGACAGCCGCGGCTTCTTCACGAGCCGCGTGATCCGGACCTTCGTCAACGAGGCCATGGCGATGCTGGGCGAAGGTATCGCCCCCACCACCATCGAGCAGGCCGGCGGCCAGGCGGGCTACCCGGCACCTCCGCTGCAGCTTCTCGATGAGCTGAACCTGGAACTGCTGCAGAAGATCTCGATCGCCTCCGAGGCCGCGGCCAAGGATGAGGGAACCACCTACGTCGCGCACCCGGGTGAACTCGTGGTCGAGAAGATGATCGAACTCGGCCGGCCGTCGCGCCTGAAGGGTGCGGGCTTCTACTCCTACGTCGACGGCAAGCGCGCCGGGTTGTGGCCGGGCCTGAAGGAGACCTTCAACTCGGGCTCGACGGAGATCCCGCTGCAGGACGCCATCGACCGCCTGCTGTTCTCCGAGGCGCTGGAGACCCAGAAGTGCTTCGACGAGGGCGTGCTGAAAACCAGCGCCGACGCCAACGTCGGATCCATCCTGGGCATCGGCTACCCGGCCTGGACCGGTGGTTCCGCGCAGTACATCGTGGGTTACGAGGGCCCTCACGGCATCGGCAAGGCCGCGTTCGTGGCCCGGGCCAAGGAACTGGCCGCCCGCTACGGCGACCGCTTCAATCCACCCGCCTCGCTGGAAAGCTAG
- a CDS encoding acyl-CoA synthetase, which translates to MYLTQALHRAVQQTPDLPATVFGERVRTWAQTADRAARLASAFQGLGVRSGDRVALLAQNCDAYHDFLFAVPWADGVAVPVNTRWSVHEIAFSLEDAGALVLVVDDVFLDMVEELRELAPTVQAYIHVGDRARPEGVLDFEDIITAHDPIEDARRGGDALAAIYYTGGTTGTPKGVMLSHANLMAAALGALSTGQFLEPRGRLLHSAPMFHLADGSGWLARNLVGGTHVILPGFTPDAVAVAVERYQITDMFLAPTMIQMFVDSPAAAQHDLSSLKHLIYGASPISQAVLERAMRLLPQVKLLQAYGMTELSPTTTVLTGEEHLDPALLRSAGRAVPIAEVKIVDEDDNEVPRGTVGEVAARGPHVMLGYWNRPEETAQALRGGWMHTGDGGYLDDNGYLFIVDRIKDMIVTGGENVYSAEVENALAQHASVATCAVIGVPDADWGERVHAVVVLQEGMTATAQELRDHCGSLIARYKAPRTVDFVDSLPLTAAAKVSKVDLRQRYWKDASRSVN; encoded by the coding sequence ATGTACCTGACGCAGGCATTGCACCGGGCGGTGCAGCAGACCCCGGACCTTCCGGCCACGGTGTTCGGTGAACGTGTTCGTACGTGGGCCCAGACTGCGGACCGGGCGGCGCGGTTGGCCAGCGCGTTCCAAGGCCTCGGCGTGCGCAGCGGTGACCGGGTGGCGCTGCTGGCGCAGAACTGCGACGCCTACCACGACTTCCTTTTCGCGGTGCCGTGGGCGGATGGGGTCGCGGTACCGGTCAACACCCGCTGGAGCGTCCACGAGATCGCGTTCTCCCTGGAGGACGCGGGCGCGCTGGTGCTGGTGGTCGACGATGTGTTCCTCGACATGGTCGAGGAGCTGCGGGAACTTGCGCCGACGGTGCAGGCCTACATCCATGTCGGAGATCGGGCACGGCCCGAGGGCGTGCTGGACTTCGAGGACATCATCACCGCGCACGACCCGATCGAGGATGCCCGTCGCGGTGGTGATGCGCTGGCGGCGATCTACTACACCGGCGGCACGACCGGTACGCCCAAGGGGGTCATGCTCAGTCACGCCAACCTGATGGCGGCCGCGCTGGGTGCCCTGTCGACCGGACAGTTCCTGGAGCCGCGCGGTCGGCTGTTGCACAGCGCCCCGATGTTCCACCTGGCCGACGGGTCGGGATGGTTGGCCCGCAACCTGGTCGGCGGCACCCATGTGATCCTGCCGGGCTTCACCCCGGACGCCGTCGCCGTCGCGGTCGAGCGCTACCAGATTACCGATATGTTCCTGGCCCCGACCATGATCCAGATGTTCGTCGATTCGCCGGCGGCGGCCCAGCATGACCTGTCCAGCCTCAAGCATCTGATCTACGGTGCCTCGCCGATCTCGCAGGCGGTTCTGGAGCGGGCGATGCGACTGCTGCCGCAGGTCAAACTGCTGCAGGCCTACGGCATGACGGAATTGTCGCCGACCACAACGGTTCTGACAGGTGAAGAGCACCTGGATCCGGCGCTGCTGAGATCGGCGGGCCGTGCCGTGCCGATCGCCGAGGTGAAGATCGTCGACGAGGACGACAACGAGGTCCCCCGCGGCACCGTAGGCGAAGTCGCCGCGCGCGGACCGCACGTGATGCTCGGCTACTGGAACCGGCCCGAGGAGACCGCGCAGGCGCTGCGCGGCGGCTGGATGCACACCGGCGACGGCGGTTACCTGGACGACAATGGGTATCTGTTCATCGTCGACCGGATCAAGGACATGATCGTCACCGGCGGGGAGAACGTGTACTCCGCCGAGGTGGAGAACGCCCTGGCGCAGCATGCCAGCGTGGCGACCTGCGCGGTGATCGGGGTTCCCGACGCCGACTGGGGTGAACGCGTGCACGCCGTGGTCGTGCTGCAGGAGGGGATGACGGCGACCGCCCAGGAACTGCGGGACCACTGCGGGAGCCTGATTGCGCGGTACAAGGCGCCGCGGACGGTGGATTTCGTCGACTCGCTGCCGCTGACCGCGGCGGCGAAGGTGTCGAAAGTGGATCTGCGGCAGCGGTATTGGAAGGACGCGTCGCGGTCGGTGAACTGA
- a CDS encoding acyl-CoA dehydrogenase family protein, translating into MTETLTREAGTGTPLAEYLQRVRAITPLIRAEAEGMERAQTLSDAVRDAIAEQDLHRMLVPTELGGGGLLPSEGLRVYEEMAKADASTAWAFMATSWSTAEVLGYLKPEVAKDLMSRDEDFRVAGQLLPRYPAKQVEGGLIVEGNFAFASGSDHATWIGAGVFLADEDGNAILGEDGQPQPRVAMFPKAEIDLKQNWDVWGLGATGSHDYRVDKKFAPDEHTIVTFGGTPYRSETIYKLSNEFVGPLPHVPVVLGIATRALELLAAVAIKKFRPNYGGPIGEADIFKIEFARMEALLHAVRLSFYDLVESTEATVDAGHTRTPEQMARMRQQLAFSHETMDTIVGFAHRWSGSQSIGRTSTLGRYVRDMQVATQHLLVDPKFLADAATDLLPIYAAAGA; encoded by the coding sequence ATGACCGAGACGCTGACCCGAGAAGCCGGTACCGGCACCCCACTGGCGGAGTACTTGCAGCGCGTTCGTGCCATCACCCCACTGATCCGGGCCGAAGCCGAGGGCATGGAGCGGGCTCAGACGCTGAGCGACGCCGTCCGCGATGCGATCGCCGAGCAGGACCTGCACCGCATGTTGGTCCCGACCGAACTGGGGGGCGGGGGCCTGCTGCCGAGTGAGGGCCTGCGGGTGTACGAAGAGATGGCCAAGGCCGACGCGTCGACCGCGTGGGCGTTCATGGCGACCTCGTGGTCCACCGCCGAGGTGCTCGGCTACCTCAAGCCCGAGGTGGCCAAGGATCTCATGAGCCGGGACGAGGACTTCCGCGTCGCCGGTCAGCTGCTCCCCCGATACCCGGCCAAGCAGGTCGAAGGCGGTCTGATCGTCGAGGGCAACTTCGCCTTCGCCAGCGGGTCGGACCACGCCACCTGGATCGGCGCCGGCGTGTTTCTCGCCGACGAGGACGGCAACGCGATCCTCGGTGAGGACGGGCAGCCGCAGCCCCGGGTGGCCATGTTCCCCAAGGCCGAGATCGACCTCAAGCAGAACTGGGATGTCTGGGGCCTCGGCGCCACCGGCAGCCACGACTACCGGGTGGACAAGAAGTTCGCGCCCGACGAGCACACCATCGTCACCTTCGGTGGCACGCCCTACCGCTCGGAGACGATCTACAAGCTGTCCAACGAGTTCGTCGGCCCGCTGCCGCACGTCCCGGTGGTGCTCGGTATCGCGACCCGCGCGCTGGAACTGCTTGCCGCGGTGGCGATCAAGAAGTTCCGGCCCAACTACGGCGGCCCGATCGGCGAGGCCGACATCTTCAAGATCGAGTTCGCCCGGATGGAGGCCCTGCTGCACGCCGTCCGCCTGTCGTTCTACGACCTCGTCGAGTCGACGGAGGCCACCGTGGACGCCGGCCACACCCGCACCCCGGAGCAGATGGCCCGGATGCGTCAGCAGCTGGCCTTCAGCCATGAGACCATGGACACCATCGTCGGCTTCGCACACCGCTGGAGTGGCAGCCAGAGCATCGGCCGCACAAGCACATTGGGCCGATACGTGCGCGATATGCAGGTCGCCACCCAGCATCTGCTGGTGGACCCGAAGTTCTTGGCCGATGCGGCGACCGATCTGCTCCCGATCTATGCGGCGGCCGGAGCCTGA